The following are encoded together in the Brassica napus cultivar Da-Ae chromosome A9, Da-Ae, whole genome shotgun sequence genome:
- the LOC106363862 gene encoding uncharacterized protein LOC106363862, translated as MDHNNHHQWRMMRFFFKNATIALTVLNLPIFHFLLHTFLINAAQLRYIKEAEEIRLAMQPLDLIKRVREIEQEGTGGQETEQQKQNTAVDLSKRLKDFASSLKPLEEWRKRKMERARQRDLEKTGGLSSSKTS; from the exons ATGGATCATAATAATCATCATCAATGGCGTATGATGAGATTTTTCTTCAAGAACGCCACAATTGCTCTCACTGTCCTCAACCTTCCCATCTTTCATTTCCTCCTCCATACCTTTTTGATAAATGCAGCTCAGCTTCGGTACATCAAGGAAGCTGAAGAGATTAGGCTCGCTATGCAACCTCTAGATCTCATCAAAAGA GTCAGAGAAATCGAACAGGAGGGAACTGGGGGACAAGAAACAGAGCAGCAGAAGCAGAACACAGCCGTTGATCTTTCTAAACGCCTCAAGGATTTTGCCTCCAGCTTGAAAC CATTGGAAGAATGGCGAAAGCGGAAAATGGAACGAGCAAGACAACGTGATCTTGAGAAAACCGGTGGtctttcatcatccaaaacatcaTAA
- the LOC106369238 gene encoding pentatricopeptide repeat-containing protein At4g21190 isoform X2: MAGFSSLIPKTPLKRAVTRATVNLSTPLSTIPAARSLFTGGGGRNGEKASKLHKAIGNAGTFTHRLLGASQTNKPAFSRVQSMSYQFVADSHAPRAPSLEAEDGQGIVDSSKKGNAETPRKQQMGENIPKKDKIKFLVNTLLDIEDNKEAVYGALDAWVAWERNFPIASLKRVIAILEKEHQWHRMVQVIKWILSKGQGTTMGTYGQLIRALDMDRRAEEAHAIWRKKIGHDLHSVPWQLCLQMTRIYFRNNMLQELVKIVADAYELLGMVEEKERVLEKYSSLFLGAASDEQSRRSSRKKKKPGVTSPEATAEDAVDAKLQEGIKENMDNHQESEAITENRPEHGA, translated from the exons ATGGCGGGTTTCAGTTCTCTGATACCTAAAACACCTCTCAAACGCGCCGTTACTAGAGCAACCGTTAACCTATCGACGCCGTTATCTACTATTCCCGCCGCACGAAGTCTCTTCACCGGAGGAGGAGGACGTAATG GTGAGAAAGCAAGTAAGCTTCACAAAGCCATTGGTAATGCTGGCACGTTTACTCATCGTCTTCTCGGG GCCAGCCAAACAAACAAGCCTGCCTTCTCAAGGGTCCAATCTATGAGCTATCAGTTTGTGGCTGATTCCCATGCGCCTCGTGCACCTTCTCTGGAAGCTGAG GATGGGCAAGGTATTGTGGATTCATCAAAGAAAGGAAACGCTGAAACGCCTAGGAAGCAGCAGATGGGAGAGAACATACCCAAGAAGGATAAAATAAAGTTTCTTGTGAACACT CTTCTTGATATAGAAGATAATAAAGAGGCGGTTTATGGAGCACTAGATGCTTGGGTTGCTTGGGAACGCAATTTCCCCATTGCTTCCCTCAAAAGAGTCATCGCTATTCTTGAAAAGGAGCATCAATGGCATCGTATGGTTCAG GTAATAAAGTGGATACTTAGCAAGGGACAAGGGACCACGATGGGGACATACGGACAGTTAATAAGAGCGTTAGATATGGATCGTAGAGCAGAAGAGGCACACGCTATCTGGCGTAAGAAAATCGGGCATGATCTTCATTCTGTGCCTTGGCAGCTATGCTTACAGATGACCCGCATTTATTTCCGGAACAACATGCTACAAGAACTTGTGAAG ATAGTGGCGGATGCTTACGAGCTTTTAGGAATGGTCGAGGAGAAAGAAAGGGTTTTGGAGAAGTATAGCAGTCTTTTTCTCGGTGCAGCATCTGATGAACAATCGAGAAGATCttcaaggaagaagaagaaaccag GAGTGACGAGTCCTGAAGCAACCGCAGAAGACGCAGTGGATGCTAAGTTACAAGAAGGGATCAAAGAAAATATGGATAATCACCAAGAATCAGAAGCCATCACTGAGAACAGACCCGAACATGGAGCATAA
- the LOC125578650 gene encoding auxin-responsive protein IAA12-like isoform X1, producing MRGGSELELRKSNLPAESDLELGLGLSLGGGAWRERGRILTAKDFPSVGSKRAAADSSSSHHGASPPRSSSQVVGWPPVGSHRMNSLANKQAMKAEQGEGKEEGKKEDEPKDVSVKVVEGSGFVKVNKDGVGIGRKVDVRAHSSYENLALTLEEMFFGRTGTASVEKVKALRLLDGSSEFVLTYEDKEGDWMLVGDVPWRMFITSVKRLRIMGTSEASGLAAPRHQEQK from the exons ATGCGTGGTGGGTCAGAGCTGGAGCTCAGGAAGAGTAATCTTCCGGCTGAGAGCGACCTGGAGCTGGGGTTAGGACTCAGCCTCGGCGGTGGCGCGTGGAGAGAGCGTGGAAGGATTCTAACGGCTAAAGATTTTCCTTCTGTTGGGTCTAAACGAGCTGCTGCTGACTCTTCCTCCTCTCACCATGGAGCATCTCCTCCTCGTTCAAG CAGTCAGGTTGTGGGATGGCCACCAGTGGGGTCACACAGGATGAACAGTTTGGCTAACAAACAAGCTATGAAAGCTGAACAAGGAGAAGGAAAAGAAGAGGGCAAGAAGGAAGATGAGCCTAAAGATGTCTCAGTGAAGGTAGTTGAGGGTTCAGGGTTTGTGAAAGTGAATAAGGATGGAGTTGGTATTGGAAGGAAAGTGGATGTGAGAGCTCATTCGTCTTATGAGAATTTGGCTCTGACGCTTGAGGAAATGTTCTTTGGAAGGACAG GTACTGCTTCTGTGGAAAAGGTGAAAGCTTTGAGACTTTTAGACGGATCATCGGAGTTTGTACTCACTTATGAAGATAAAGAAGGTGATTGGATGCTTGTGGGTGATGTTCCATGGAG AATGTTTATCACTTCGGTGAAAAGGCTTCGGATCATGGGAACCTCAGAAGCTAGTGGACTTG CAGCTCCAAGACATCAAGAACAGAAGTAG
- the LOC106405336 gene encoding LOW QUALITY PROTEIN: galactinol synthase 6 (The sequence of the model RefSeq protein was modified relative to this genomic sequence to represent the inferred CDS: inserted 1 base in 1 codon), translating into MATGNMTLEKKIKADVTMNANVGKRAYVTFLAGNKDYWMGVVGLAKGLRKVKSAYPLVVACLPDVPEEHRQILVAQGCIIREIVPVVPPENKTGYSMAYFVLNYSKLRIWEFVEYEKVMYLDGDIQVFGNIDHLFDTPSGYLYAVKDCFCEISWCNTTQYKIGYCQQSPEKVTWPVETLGSPPPAYFNAGMLLFEPNLVVYEDLLRVVQITTPTYFAEQDFLNIYFRDTYKPIPSTYNLVLAMLWRHPEHVDLNQIRVVHYCANGSKPWKYDETEEHMEREDIRMLXKKWWEIYEDPSLDYKNFMETESKLNPITTAVLATKESDDGDVLTSLAPSAA; encoded by the exons ATGGCTACTGGTAACATGACTCTCGAAAAGAAGATCAAAGCTGACGTGACAATGAATGCCAATGTTGGCAAAAGAGCTTACGTCACTTTCCTCGCTGGCAACAAAGACTACTGGATGGGTGTGGTCGGTCTAGCCAAAGGACTTCGTAAGGTGAAGTCAGCTTATCCTCTTGTGGTGGCCTGTCTCCCGGATGTGCCTGAGGAACACCGTCAAATTTTGGTGGCTCAAGGATGCATAATCCGTGAGATTGTACCGGTCGTTCCTCCAGAGAACAAAACCGGTTATTCCATGGCTTATTTTGTTCTCAACTATTCCAAACTTCGTATTTGGGAg TTTGTGGAATATGAGAAGGTGATGTATTTGGATGGAGATATTCAAGTGTTTGGTAACATCGATCATCTTTTCGACACTCCTTCCGGTTACTTGTACGCGGTTAAAGATTGCTTTTGCGAAATATCATGGTGCAATACTACTCAGTACAAGATCGGTTACTGCCAACAATCACCTGAAAAGGTGACATGGCCGGTGGAAACTCTCGGTTCTCCGCCGCCTGCCTATTTCAACGCTGGTATGTTACTGTTTGAGCCAAATCTTGTCGTGTACGAGGATCTCCTTCGTGTTGTTCAGATCACTACTCCAACGTATTTTGCTGAACAG GATTTTCTGAATATCTATTTCAGAGACACCTACAAGCCAATTCCTTCCACCTACAACCTTGTATTGGCTATGTTATGGCGTCACCCGGAACATGTTGACCTTAACCAAATCCGCGTGGTCCATTACTGTGCAAAT GGCTCAAAGCCATGGAAATATGATGAAACCGAAGAGCACATGGAGCGTGAAGACATAAGAATGC GGAAGAAATGGTGGGAGATTTATGAAGATCCAAGTTTGGACTACAAGAACTTTATGGAAACTGAGTCTAAGTTGAATCCGATCACTACTGCAGTCTTAGCTACCAAGGAGTCTGATGATGGTGATGTTCTCACGAGCCTTGCCCCCTCAGCAGCATAG
- the LOC106359454 gene encoding uncharacterized protein LOC106359454 — protein sequence MSMMFPSFQLLELNIISAQDLAPVARKMKTYAVAWVHSERKLTTRVDYNGGANPTWNDKFVFRVNEEFLYADTSAVVIEIYALHWFRDVHVGTVRVLISNLIPPSRRPGYRTSNNEYRRTPPPGMRFVALQVRRTSGRPQGILNIGVGVLDGSMRSMPLYTHMDSSAVGYRDLLGEEDRHLQHLHLNSNKGSSKNPQSPSTSRQFQSVVSRPELRRTKSDTSSMVVSDLLSRAERSRLATRKPASAVGSSESEAVPTTTDSEDAYTPPSNTHNVPRQRFGHDSIESDLTEPSTRVKPNVHVATQEPPPYGSYHQSRKTPRKTPMHEKQRPVKDYNRGRASPYLSRHGTPLRSNIVSSTPMQPNGIRSTPMRSNIVGMSPTMRPNMVELTPMQTPRRSNMYGTTPRRSNIVGSTPIRSNYKATPMKSHHDYGTPMRSSNLAGRRILTDSELGPSSSEVAKNKSHETESSILSDWSVDDSSIEGARSKLEMWRTELPPLYDIGSSQVSSTDYDGSVVYAANGGRSSRRKTPAAKNANRRHSSEGNGLFSCFSKICGVECSFVCGGGGGDAADESKKGGGGGRVHRTYSADDLSSL from the exons ATGTCGATGATGTTTCCATCGTTTCAGCTCCTAGAGCTGAACATAATCTCAGCTCAAGACTTAGCTCCTGTCGCCCGCAAGATGAAGACATACGCCGTGGCATGGGTTCATTCCGAACGTAAACTCACCACACGCGTTGACTACAACGGCGGAGCAAACCCAACGTGGAACGACAAATTCGTATTCAGAGTCAACGAAGAGTTTCTCTACGCCGACACATCCGCCGTCGTCATTGAAATCTACGCCTTGCATTGGTTCAGAGACGTCCACGTAGGCACGGTCCGTGTACTCATCAGCAACCTCATCCCGCCTAGCCGTCGTCCAGGATACCGAACCAGCAACAACGAGTACCGTCGCACGCCACCTCCGGGGATGAGATTCGTAGCCCTTCAAGTTCGTCGTACCTCAGGCCGTCCTCAAGGGATATTGAATATCGGTGTTGGCGTGCTTGATGGTTCCATGAGAAGCATGCCGCTCTACACGCATATGGACTCGTCGGCCGTGGGGTATAGAGACTTGCTTGGTGAAGAGGATCGTCATCTACAGCATTTGCATCTGAACAGCAACAAAGGGAGCTCTAAGAATCCACAATCTCCGTCTACGTCGAGGCAGTTTCAGTCTGTTGTCTCGAGACCGGAGCTTCGTCGTACGAAGAGTGATACGAGCTCTATGGTTGTTTCTGATCTTTTGAGCAGAGCTGAGAGAAGCCGTTTGGCTACCAGAAAGCCAGCGAGTGCAGTTGGAAGCAGTGAATCTGAAGCTGTACCAACCACGACTGACTCTGAAGACGCTTACACACCTCCAAGCAACACACATAACGTTCCGAGGCAGAG ATTTGGCCATGACTCTATCGAGTCGGATCTCACAGAACCATCAACAAGGGTGAAACCAAACGTGCATGTGGCGACTCAAGAACCTCCACCTTACGGTTCCTATCATCAGTCACGTAAAACACCAAGAAAGACACCAATGCACGAGAAACAAAGACCGGTTAAAGACTATAACCGAGGAAGAGCTTCACCCTACTTATCAAGACACGGAACACCATTGAGATCAAACATCGTATCATCAACACCCATGCAACCTAACGGTATTAGATCAACTCCAATGAGATCAAACATCGTCGGCATGTCACCAACAATGCGTCCCAACATGGTCGAACTAACTCCCATGCAGACTCCGAGACGGTCCAACATGTACGGAACAACTCCAAGGAGGTCAAACATCGTTGGCTCAACTCCGATACGCTCAAACTACAAGGCTACACCGATGAAGTCTCATCACGACTACGGTACACCGATGAGGTCATCGAACCTAGCCGGGAGGAGAATCTTAACCGACTCGGAGCTAGGTCCGTCTTCATCAGAAGTGGCAAAAAATAAATCTCACGAGACGGAAAGCTCGATACTCAGTGACTGGAGCGTTGACGACTCTAGCATCGAAGGAGCACGTTCGAAGCTCGAGATGTGGAGGACGGAGCTGCCACCGTTGTACGACATAGGGTCAAGCCAAGTGAGCAGTACTGATTACGACGGTTCGGTTGTTTATGCCGCCAATGGAGGAAGAAGTTCTAGACGGAAAACTCCAGCGGCGAAAAATGCTAACCGTCGTCATAGTTCTGAAGGTAACGGTCTTTTCTCGTGTTTCAGTAAGATTTGTGGCGTTGAATGCAGTTTCGTAtgcggcggtggtggtggtgatgctGCTGATGAGTCGAAGAAAGGTGGGGGTGGGGGTCGCGTGCACCGCACATACTCTGCTGATGATTTGAGctctttatga
- the LOC125578650 gene encoding auxin-responsive protein IAA12-like isoform X3 has protein sequence MRGGSELELRKSNLPAESDLELGLGLSLGGGAWRERGRILTAKDFPSVGSKRAAADSSSSHHGASPPRSSSQVVGWPPVGSHRMNSLANKQAMKAEQGEGKEEGKKEDEPKDVSVKVVEGSGFVKVNKDGVGIGRKVDVRAHSSYENLALTLEEMFFGRTGTASVEKVKALRLLDGSSEFVLTYEDKEGDWMLVGDVPWRMFITSVKRLRIMGTSEASGLAPRHQEQK, from the exons ATGCGTGGTGGGTCAGAGCTGGAGCTCAGGAAGAGTAATCTTCCGGCTGAGAGCGACCTGGAGCTGGGGTTAGGACTCAGCCTCGGCGGTGGCGCGTGGAGAGAGCGTGGAAGGATTCTAACGGCTAAAGATTTTCCTTCTGTTGGGTCTAAACGAGCTGCTGCTGACTCTTCCTCCTCTCACCATGGAGCATCTCCTCCTCGTTCAAG CAGTCAGGTTGTGGGATGGCCACCAGTGGGGTCACACAGGATGAACAGTTTGGCTAACAAACAAGCTATGAAAGCTGAACAAGGAGAAGGAAAAGAAGAGGGCAAGAAGGAAGATGAGCCTAAAGATGTCTCAGTGAAGGTAGTTGAGGGTTCAGGGTTTGTGAAAGTGAATAAGGATGGAGTTGGTATTGGAAGGAAAGTGGATGTGAGAGCTCATTCGTCTTATGAGAATTTGGCTCTGACGCTTGAGGAAATGTTCTTTGGAAGGACAG GTACTGCTTCTGTGGAAAAGGTGAAAGCTTTGAGACTTTTAGACGGATCATCGGAGTTTGTACTCACTTATGAAGATAAAGAAGGTGATTGGATGCTTGTGGGTGATGTTCCATGGAG AATGTTTATCACTTCGGTGAAAAGGCTTCGGATCATGGGAACCTCAGAAGCTAGTGGACTTG CTCCAAGACATCAAGAACAGAAGTAG
- the LOC106402564 gene encoding 60S ribosomal protein L23, with translation MSKRGRGGTSGNKFRMSLGLPVAATVNCADNTGAKNLYIISVKGIKGRLNRLPSACVGDMVMATVKKGKPDLRKKVMPAVIVRQRKPWRRKDGVFMYFEDNAGVIVNPKGEMKGSAITGPIGKECADLWPRIASAANAIV, from the exons ATGTCGAAGCGAG GACGTGGAGGAACGTCGGGTAACAAGTTCAGAATGTCCCTTGGTCTCCCCGTGGCGGCCACCGTGAACTGCGCCGACAACACCGGTGCCAAGAACCTTTACATCATTTCGGTGAAAGGAATCAAAGGTCGTCTTAACCGATTACCTTCTGCTTGCGTCGGCGACATGGTGATGGCCACCGTCAAGAAGGGAAAGCCTGATCTCCGTAAGAAGGTTATGCCAGCTGTCATCGTTAGGCAGAGGAAGCCGTGGCGCCGAAAGGATGGTGTCTTCATGTACTTCGaag ATAATGCTGGAGTCATCGTCAACCCCAAGGGAGAAATGAAGGGTTCTGCAATCACTGGTCCTATTGGTAAAGAGTGCGCTGATCTCTGGCCGAGGATTGCTAGTGCTGCCAATGCCATTGTCTAA
- the BNAANNG12230D gene encoding membrane protein PM19L yields the protein MATVGRNIAAPLLFLNLIMYLIVLGFASWCINKYINGQTNHPSFGGNGATPFFLTFSILAAVIGVASKLAGGNHIRFWRNDSLAAAGSASIVAWAVTALAMGLACKQINIGGWRGWRLRMIEAFIIILTFTQLLYLLLIHAGTFSSKYGPGYRDTDYATGQGHHVPGTHAGEHKAGVGTHMPV from the exons ATGGCGACGGTGGGAAGAAACATAGCAGCACCATTACTGttcttgaatctgattatgTACCTCATCGTACTTGGTTTCGCAAGTTGGTGTATCAATAAATACATCAACGGCCAAACTAACCACCCAA GTTTTGGAGGCAACGGAGCAACGCCATTCTTCCTGACTTTCTCGATCTTAGCAGCCGTTATAGGGGTAGCCTCGAAGCTGGCCGGAGGTAACCATATTAGGTTCTGGAGGAACGATAGTCTTGCAGCCGCAGGGTCTGCCTCTATCGTTGCATGGGCCGTCACTGCTCTTGCCATGGG GTTGGCATGCAAGCAGATAAACATAGGAGGATGGAGAGGGTGGAGATTGAGGATGATCGAAGCCTTCATTATAATCCTGACGTTCACTCAACTGCTCTACCTCTTGTTGATTCACGCTGGTACATTCAGCAGCAAGTATGGTCCTGGATACAGAGACACTGACTACGCTACAGGTCAAGGTCATCATGTACCCGGTACTCATGCGGGCGAGCACAAGGCCGGCGTTGGAACGCACATGCCCGTTTAG
- the LOC106369238 gene encoding pentatricopeptide repeat-containing protein At4g21190 isoform X1, with protein MAGFSSLIPKTPLKRAVTRATVNLSTPLSTIPAARSLFTGGGGRNGEKASKLHKAIGNAGTFTHRLLGASQTNKPAFSRVQSMSYQFVADSHAPRAPSLEAEDGQGIVDSSKKGNAETPRKQQMGENIPKKDKIKFLVNTLLDIEDNKEAVYGALDAWVAWERNFPIASLKRVIAILEKEHQWHRMVQVIKWILSKGQGTTMGTYGQLIRALDMDRRAEEAHAIWRKKIGHDLHSVPWQLCLQMTRIYFRNNMLQELVKLFRDLERYDRKPPDKHIVQIVADAYELLGMVEEKERVLEKYSSLFLGAASDEQSRRSSRKKKKPGVTSPEATAEDAVDAKLQEGIKENMDNHQESEAITENRPEHGA; from the exons ATGGCGGGTTTCAGTTCTCTGATACCTAAAACACCTCTCAAACGCGCCGTTACTAGAGCAACCGTTAACCTATCGACGCCGTTATCTACTATTCCCGCCGCACGAAGTCTCTTCACCGGAGGAGGAGGACGTAATG GTGAGAAAGCAAGTAAGCTTCACAAAGCCATTGGTAATGCTGGCACGTTTACTCATCGTCTTCTCGGG GCCAGCCAAACAAACAAGCCTGCCTTCTCAAGGGTCCAATCTATGAGCTATCAGTTTGTGGCTGATTCCCATGCGCCTCGTGCACCTTCTCTGGAAGCTGAG GATGGGCAAGGTATTGTGGATTCATCAAAGAAAGGAAACGCTGAAACGCCTAGGAAGCAGCAGATGGGAGAGAACATACCCAAGAAGGATAAAATAAAGTTTCTTGTGAACACT CTTCTTGATATAGAAGATAATAAAGAGGCGGTTTATGGAGCACTAGATGCTTGGGTTGCTTGGGAACGCAATTTCCCCATTGCTTCCCTCAAAAGAGTCATCGCTATTCTTGAAAAGGAGCATCAATGGCATCGTATGGTTCAG GTAATAAAGTGGATACTTAGCAAGGGACAAGGGACCACGATGGGGACATACGGACAGTTAATAAGAGCGTTAGATATGGATCGTAGAGCAGAAGAGGCACACGCTATCTGGCGTAAGAAAATCGGGCATGATCTTCATTCTGTGCCTTGGCAGCTATGCTTACAGATGACCCGCATTTATTTCCGGAACAACATGCTACAAGAACTTGTGAAG TTGTTTAGAGATCTGGAGAGGTATGACCGTAAGCCTCCGGATAAACATATTGTGCAGATAGTGGCGGATGCTTACGAGCTTTTAGGAATGGTCGAGGAGAAAGAAAGGGTTTTGGAGAAGTATAGCAGTCTTTTTCTCGGTGCAGCATCTGATGAACAATCGAGAAGATCttcaaggaagaagaagaaaccag GAGTGACGAGTCCTGAAGCAACCGCAGAAGACGCAGTGGATGCTAAGTTACAAGAAGGGATCAAAGAAAATATGGATAATCACCAAGAATCAGAAGCCATCACTGAGAACAGACCCGAACATGGAGCATAA
- the LOC125578650 gene encoding auxin-responsive protein IAA12-like isoform X2, which yields MRGGSELELRKSNLPAESDLELGLGLSLGGGAWRERGRILTAKDFPSVGSKRAAADSSSSHHGASPPRSSQVVGWPPVGSHRMNSLANKQAMKAEQGEGKEEGKKEDEPKDVSVKVVEGSGFVKVNKDGVGIGRKVDVRAHSSYENLALTLEEMFFGRTGTASVEKVKALRLLDGSSEFVLTYEDKEGDWMLVGDVPWRMFITSVKRLRIMGTSEASGLAAPRHQEQK from the exons ATGCGTGGTGGGTCAGAGCTGGAGCTCAGGAAGAGTAATCTTCCGGCTGAGAGCGACCTGGAGCTGGGGTTAGGACTCAGCCTCGGCGGTGGCGCGTGGAGAGAGCGTGGAAGGATTCTAACGGCTAAAGATTTTCCTTCTGTTGGGTCTAAACGAGCTGCTGCTGACTCTTCCTCCTCTCACCATGGAGCATCTCCTCCTCGTTCAAG TCAGGTTGTGGGATGGCCACCAGTGGGGTCACACAGGATGAACAGTTTGGCTAACAAACAAGCTATGAAAGCTGAACAAGGAGAAGGAAAAGAAGAGGGCAAGAAGGAAGATGAGCCTAAAGATGTCTCAGTGAAGGTAGTTGAGGGTTCAGGGTTTGTGAAAGTGAATAAGGATGGAGTTGGTATTGGAAGGAAAGTGGATGTGAGAGCTCATTCGTCTTATGAGAATTTGGCTCTGACGCTTGAGGAAATGTTCTTTGGAAGGACAG GTACTGCTTCTGTGGAAAAGGTGAAAGCTTTGAGACTTTTAGACGGATCATCGGAGTTTGTACTCACTTATGAAGATAAAGAAGGTGATTGGATGCTTGTGGGTGATGTTCCATGGAG AATGTTTATCACTTCGGTGAAAAGGCTTCGGATCATGGGAACCTCAGAAGCTAGTGGACTTG CAGCTCCAAGACATCAAGAACAGAAGTAG